A stretch of the Zeugodacus cucurbitae isolate PBARC_wt_2022May chromosome 6, idZeuCucr1.2, whole genome shotgun sequence genome encodes the following:
- the LOC105211191 gene encoding general odorant-binding protein 56d: MRTISLYFIAALLVAAQAQMTAKEYVEICNKEHGVTNTELKQFIDSKMDPAKATNPIKCHMKCVIEKLGFYKNNMLDEALAAKFFKEHNKDQQANVETIKQTIQKCNQMKGADPCDTAYQIVTCFVKSELPMFAV, encoded by the exons ATGAGgacaatttcactttatttcatAGCCGCGCTTTTGGTGGCCGCACAG GCGCAAATGACGGCGAAGGAGTACGTAGAGATTTGCAACAAAGAGCATGGTGTTACCAATACAGAGTTGAAGCAATTCATTGACAGCAAAATGGATCCTGCCAAGGCTACTAATCCCATTAAGTGTCACATGAAGTGTGTCATTGAAAAACTCGGCTTCTATAAAAACAACATGCTCGACGAAGCCTTGGCCGCTAAATTCTTTAAAGAACATAATAAGGACCAGCAAGCGAATGTGGAAACCATTAAACAGACCATACAGAAGTGTAATCAAATGAAGGGTGCCGATCCTTGTGATACTGCCTATCAGATTGTTACATGTTTTGTTAAGTCCGAACTGCCAATGTTTGCTGTTTGA